A genomic region of Alicyclobacillus sp. SO9 contains the following coding sequences:
- the aspD gene encoding aspartate 4-decarboxylase encodes MTTDVKSSLEDRRRAEKPYEKISPFEFKNKLISLAKEHEKQSAKAMLNAGRGNPNWIAATPREAFFALGRFAVEESRRTWNQQDLAGKPSGDGIAQRFKEFIDRHQHEEGVALLQDIVDYGIDRNGFSPDEWIHELVDGIIGDNYPMPDRMLVHSESIVHDFLLQELCGNDTSLGKFDLFAVEGATAAMCYLFDSLQENRLLAKGAKVAVMVPIFPPYVEIPKLWRYNFDVVEIRAFGTDGEGRHTWQYPESELNKLRDTSIHALFLVNPSNPPSVAMNKQSVATLKAIIKESNPSLMIISDDVYSTFVEGYRSLIAELPYNTLCVYSLSKYFGVTGWRLGVIALHKENVFDDLLKGLPEETVQMLNQRYSSITEEPASIRFIDRVVADSRQVALNHTAGLSTPQQIQMTLFAAFALLDTKNTYKRLTMDICQRRMRLLYEGLELPMPKIPNDADYYTEFDLQHWAGHHYGKDFAQHLEENYEPLDILFRLAEQSSIVLLNGGGFHGPKWSIRVSLANLEDQAYREIGGELHRVLEDYVKEWRVSRQK; translated from the coding sequence ATGACGACAGATGTGAAATCGAGTTTGGAAGACCGTAGAAGGGCAGAAAAACCATATGAGAAAATCAGTCCGTTTGAGTTCAAAAATAAACTAATATCACTAGCCAAAGAGCACGAAAAACAGAGTGCGAAAGCGATGTTGAATGCTGGACGCGGAAATCCAAACTGGATTGCAGCAACGCCAAGAGAAGCTTTCTTCGCATTGGGAAGGTTTGCTGTTGAGGAGAGCCGGAGAACCTGGAATCAACAAGACTTGGCAGGAAAGCCAAGTGGCGACGGCATTGCTCAGCGTTTTAAAGAGTTTATAGACCGCCATCAACACGAGGAGGGTGTGGCACTCCTTCAGGACATTGTGGACTATGGCATTGACCGCAATGGATTTTCGCCCGACGAATGGATTCATGAACTCGTCGATGGTATTATCGGCGACAACTACCCCATGCCCGATAGGATGCTTGTACACTCTGAGAGCATTGTTCACGATTTTTTACTTCAGGAATTATGCGGGAATGACACTTCTTTGGGGAAGTTTGACTTGTTTGCCGTCGAGGGAGCAACAGCAGCAATGTGCTATCTATTTGATTCTCTCCAAGAGAATCGTCTGCTTGCAAAAGGCGCTAAAGTAGCTGTCATGGTTCCTATATTTCCGCCTTATGTTGAGATTCCTAAACTGTGGCGATACAATTTTGACGTCGTAGAGATCCGTGCTTTTGGCACGGATGGAGAGGGTCGTCATACATGGCAGTATCCAGAGTCTGAACTCAATAAATTGCGGGACACGTCAATTCACGCGTTGTTTCTGGTCAATCCCAGTAATCCTCCTTCAGTGGCTATGAACAAGCAGAGCGTGGCTACCCTCAAAGCAATTATCAAGGAATCGAATCCCAGTCTCATGATTATTTCGGACGATGTATACAGTACGTTTGTAGAAGGATACCGGTCCTTGATAGCAGAATTGCCCTACAATACGCTGTGTGTGTATTCTCTCTCGAAATACTTTGGTGTTACTGGGTGGCGTCTTGGTGTGATTGCTTTACACAAAGAGAATGTGTTTGACGATTTATTGAAAGGGCTCCCGGAAGAGACAGTCCAGATGTTAAATCAACGATATTCATCTATTACGGAAGAACCTGCCTCGATTCGATTTATTGACAGGGTCGTCGCAGACAGCCGTCAAGTTGCCTTGAACCACACAGCCGGATTGTCAACACCACAGCAAATTCAAATGACCTTGTTTGCAGCATTTGCACTTCTTGACACGAAAAACACTTATAAGCGCCTCACTATGGATATCTGTCAACGACGCATGCGTCTGCTTTATGAAGGTTTGGAACTGCCCATGCCGAAAATCCCTAACGATGCAGACTACTACACAGAGTTTGATCTGCAGCACTGGGCGGGCCATCACTATGGGAAGGACTTTGCACAGCATCTGGAAGAGAATTATGAACCCCTGGACATTCTCTTTCGCTTAGCGGAACAATCGTCAATTGTGCTGCTAAATGGCGGAGGATTTCATGGGCCAAAGTGGTCCATCCGTGTCTCCTTGGCAAATTTGGAGGACCAGGCTTATCGAGAAATTGGCGGAGAACTTCACCGCGTTCTTGAGGACTATGTCAAGGAGTGGCGAGTTTCCCGTCAAAAGTAA
- a CDS encoding cytochrome c oxidase assembly protein produces the protein MLSALIHANPRDLWQPTVFSVAILIQIIYLILVHGSVATRLFGERHLTSSKQTASFLAGCWLMYFSFGGPLDYLSDNYLFSAHMLQHMLEIVVMAPLILKGLPLRAYHFLWNSRKTRWLIRKWAHPLVAGGVFNVVLSLFHTPPLYGLALVSDPFHFFEHSVFFIIAAFMWAPLLIESPHLPRLKPGQRLLYLLYNYNLMMPLVVLLFIAKHPWYPFYVHAPRMIAWLSPLGDMQLGALIMAFFMAGAYGIFALKEYFAQDELVWYA, from the coding sequence GTGCTTAGCGCACTGATCCATGCAAATCCGCGGGACTTATGGCAGCCCACTGTTTTCAGTGTGGCGATTCTCATTCAAATTATATATTTGATTCTTGTACACGGAAGCGTCGCAACCCGCTTGTTTGGAGAGCGACATTTAACTTCGTCCAAGCAAACAGCCTCATTTTTGGCTGGCTGTTGGCTGATGTATTTTTCTTTTGGCGGTCCACTCGATTATTTATCAGATAATTACTTGTTCAGCGCACATATGCTCCAGCATATGCTGGAGATTGTCGTCATGGCGCCGCTGATCCTGAAGGGCCTGCCTTTGCGCGCCTACCATTTCCTGTGGAATTCGCGAAAAACGCGCTGGCTCATTCGGAAGTGGGCCCATCCCCTCGTAGCAGGAGGCGTCTTTAATGTTGTACTATCGCTGTTTCACACACCACCATTGTATGGACTGGCACTCGTCAGTGACCCATTTCATTTCTTTGAACACAGCGTCTTCTTCATTATTGCAGCCTTCATGTGGGCACCTTTGTTAATTGAAAGCCCCCATCTTCCGAGATTGAAACCGGGACAGAGATTGCTGTACTTGCTCTACAACTACAACCTCATGATGCCGCTTGTCGTACTCTTGTTTATTGCCAAACACCCCTGGTATCCTTTTTACGTTCATGCCCCGAGAATGATTGCTTGGCTGTCACCGCTTGGCGATATGCAGTTGGGAGCACTGATTATGGCCTTTTTCATGGCGGGCGCCTACGGTATTTTTGCTCTGAAAGAGTATTTTGCCCAAGATGAACTGGTGTGGTACGCGTAA